One genomic window of Polaromonas sp. SP1 includes the following:
- a CDS encoding GntR family transcriptional regulator, giving the protein MAITPSSLTDTAAPTHDALAGSGVAPAFSPLYQQIKVLILQSLQAGEWKPGEAIPSEMDLAARFRVSQGTVRKAIDELAAENLVMRRQGKGTFVATHAEQHVQYRFLRLIPDSGDTTSEGPAERQIIDCKRLRAPADIARALSLRTGDAVLQLRRVLAFQGTPTILEDVWLPGGPFKGLTAERLADYRGPMYALFETEFAVHMVRAEEKIRAIAADTASAGLLDVPVGEPLLSVERTAYTYNDLPMELRRGLYRTDTHHYKNDLS; this is encoded by the coding sequence ATGGCCATCACCCCTTCATCACTGACCGACACAGCCGCGCCCACCCACGATGCATTGGCGGGTTCAGGCGTTGCGCCGGCGTTCAGCCCGCTGTACCAGCAGATCAAGGTGCTGATCCTGCAAAGCCTGCAGGCCGGCGAATGGAAACCGGGTGAGGCCATTCCCAGCGAGATGGACCTGGCCGCGCGCTTTCGCGTCAGCCAGGGCACGGTGCGCAAGGCGATCGACGAGCTGGCCGCCGAGAACCTGGTGATGCGCCGCCAGGGCAAAGGCACGTTTGTGGCCACGCATGCCGAGCAGCATGTGCAATACCGTTTTCTGCGGTTGATACCCGACAGCGGCGACACCACCAGCGAAGGCCCGGCCGAGCGGCAGATCATCGACTGCAAGCGCCTGCGCGCGCCGGCCGACATCGCCCGCGCGCTGTCGCTGCGCACCGGGGATGCAGTGCTGCAGCTTCGCCGCGTGCTGGCCTTTCAGGGCACGCCCACCATTCTGGAAGACGTGTGGCTGCCCGGCGGCCCGTTCAAGGGCCTGACGGCCGAGCGCCTGGCCGACTACCGCGGCCCCATGTATGCGCTGTTTGAAACCGAATTTGCCGTGCACATGGTGCGCGCCGAAGAAAAAATCCGTGCCATTGCGGCCGATACTGCGTCGGCCGGCCTGCTCGATGTGCCGGTGGGTGAGCCCTTGCTGAGCGTGGAGCGCACTGCCTATACCTATAACGACCTGCCCATGGAATTGCGCCGCGGGCTGTACCGCACCGATACCCACCACTACAAAAACGACCTTAGTTGA
- a CDS encoding malate dehydrogenase encodes MSKKPVRVAVTGAAGQIGYALLFRIASGEMLGKDQPVILQLLEVPVEGPQKALKGVMMELDDCAFPLLVGMEAHSDPMTAFKDADYALLVGSRPRGPGMERAELLAVNGAIFTAQGKALNAVASRNVKVLVVGNPANTNAYIAMKSAPDLPRKNFTAMLRLDHNRAASQIAAKTGKAVADIEKLTVWGNHSPTMYADYRFATIKGESVAKMINDQEWNANVFLPTVGKRGAAIIEARGLSSAASAANAAIDHMRDWALGTNGKWVTMGIPSDGQYGIPKDVMFGFPVTCENGEYKLVEGLEIDAFSQERINKTLDELKGEQDGVKHLL; translated from the coding sequence ATGAGCAAAAAACCCGTCCGCGTTGCAGTTACCGGTGCAGCAGGCCAAATCGGTTACGCACTGCTGTTTCGCATCGCCTCCGGCGAGATGCTCGGCAAGGACCAGCCTGTCATTTTGCAACTGCTCGAAGTGCCTGTTGAGGGCCCGCAAAAAGCGCTCAAGGGCGTGATGATGGAACTCGACGACTGCGCCTTCCCGCTGCTCGTCGGCATGGAAGCCCACAGCGACCCGATGACCGCCTTCAAGGACGCCGACTACGCGTTGCTGGTCGGTTCGCGCCCACGCGGCCCCGGCATGGAGCGTGCCGAACTGCTGGCCGTCAACGGCGCCATCTTCACGGCGCAGGGCAAGGCGCTCAACGCCGTCGCCAGCCGCAACGTCAAGGTGCTGGTGGTCGGCAACCCCGCCAACACCAATGCCTACATCGCCATGAAGAGCGCGCCTGACCTGCCGCGCAAGAACTTCACCGCCATGCTGCGCCTGGACCACAACCGCGCTGCCAGCCAGATCGCCGCCAAGACCGGCAAGGCCGTGGCCGACATCGAAAAACTCACCGTCTGGGGCAACCACTCGCCCACGATGTACGCCGACTACCGCTTTGCCACCATCAAGGGCGAAAGCGTCGCCAAGATGATCAACGACCAGGAATGGAACGCCAACGTGTTCCTGCCCACCGTCGGCAAGCGCGGCGCCGCCATCATTGAAGCCCGCGGCCTGTCCTCGGCTGCCTCGGCCGCCAACGCCGCCATCGACCACATGCGCGACTGGGCCCTGGGCACCAACGGCAAGTGGGTCACCATGGGCATCCCGTCCGACGGCCAGTATGGCATCCCGAAGGACGTCATGTTCGGCTTCCCCGTGACCTGCGAAAACGGCGAATACAAACTGGTCGAAGGCCTGGAGATCGACGCTTTCAGCCAGGAACGCATCAACAAGACCCTGGACGAGCTCAAGGGTGAGCAGGACGGCGTCAAGCACCTGCTGTAA
- the tam gene encoding trans-aconitate 2-methyltransferase — MSDWNPALYSRYEDERTRPAQELLARVPLVKAARVFDLGCGPGNSTELLARRFPDAAVTGTDNSEAMLASARKRLPAAAFELSDIASWQPGTGDAAPELIYANAALQWVPDHAVLIPRLFAALAPGGVLAVQMPDNRDEPTHRLMRELASEAPWKDAIGDYSKLRTELFSIDRYYDLLADKAAHVDVWRTAYQHPMDSAAAIVEWVRATGLKPFVDRLPPELQASYLAEYERRVAKAYPVRTDGKLLLAFPRMFIVAQRKP, encoded by the coding sequence ATGAGCGACTGGAACCCCGCCCTCTACAGCCGCTATGAGGACGAGCGCACGCGCCCGGCCCAGGAGCTGCTGGCGCGGGTTCCGCTGGTGAAGGCGGCCAGGGTGTTTGACCTCGGTTGCGGCCCCGGCAATTCCACTGAATTGCTGGCCCGCCGCTTCCCCGATGCGGCAGTCACCGGCACCGACAACTCCGAAGCCATGCTGGCCAGTGCGCGCAAGCGCCTGCCGGCGGCGGCGTTCGAGCTCAGCGATATCGCCAGCTGGCAACCCGGCACGGGCGATGCCGCCCCCGAGCTGATTTATGCCAATGCTGCCCTGCAATGGGTGCCCGACCACGCGGTCCTGATCCCGCGGCTCTTCGCCGCGCTGGCGCCCGGCGGCGTGCTGGCCGTGCAGATGCCGGACAACCGCGACGAGCCCACGCACCGCCTGATGCGCGAGCTGGCTTCCGAGGCGCCCTGGAAAGACGCCATCGGCGATTACTCCAAACTGCGCACCGAGCTTTTTTCCATAGACCGTTACTACGACCTGCTGGCCGACAAGGCCGCGCATGTCGACGTCTGGCGCACCGCTTACCAGCACCCGATGGATTCGGCCGCGGCGATTGTCGAGTGGGTGCGGGCCACAGGCCTCAAGCCTTTTGTCGACCGGCTTCCGCCCGAATTGCAGGCGAGTTACCTCGCCGAGTACGAGCGGCGTGTCGCCAAGGCCTACCCGGTGCGCACCGACGGCAAATTGCTGCTGGCCTTCCCGCGCATGTTCATCGTGGCGCAGCGCAAGCCATGA
- a CDS encoding CoA ester lyase, with amino-acid sequence MSTTAVHPAQVLLGAQAGAMLLPVCDHYSGVEARMRKSLQLQAEMIEEFGACVFDVTLDCEDGAPVGGEAEHAAMVVALAALASDKARVAVRVHAVDHPAFDADMAVIAGKLARHLSHIMIPKVESVADVVRAEKALLAASAGDLPLHVLIESPLAVRNAFEIAAHPRVQSLSFGLMDFVSAHAGAIPADGMSSRGQFTHPLVVRAKLEIASACHAYGKVPAHCVVTEFNDTAAMTTAARHAARELGYTRMWSIHPNQIRPILEAFAPSGEEIEDATKIIAAAQGADWAPISFDGKLHDRASYRYFWQVLERAHRTGRPLPPEAQTYFQTALH; translated from the coding sequence ATGAGTACCACCGCCGTTCATCCCGCGCAAGTGCTGCTCGGCGCCCAGGCCGGCGCCATGCTGCTGCCCGTCTGCGACCACTACAGCGGCGTCGAAGCGCGCATGCGCAAAAGCCTGCAGCTGCAGGCCGAGATGATCGAAGAATTCGGCGCCTGCGTGTTTGACGTCACGCTGGACTGCGAAGACGGTGCACCCGTGGGCGGCGAGGCCGAGCATGCCGCCATGGTGGTGGCGCTGGCGGCTTTGGCCAGCGACAAGGCCCGCGTCGCGGTGCGCGTGCACGCCGTTGATCACCCCGCGTTCGATGCCGACATGGCGGTGATCGCCGGCAAGCTGGCGCGCCACCTGTCGCACATCATGATTCCCAAGGTCGAGTCGGTGGCCGACGTCGTGCGTGCCGAGAAGGCGCTGCTTGCCGCTTCGGCCGGCGATTTGCCGCTGCATGTGCTGATCGAGTCTCCGCTGGCGGTGCGCAACGCCTTTGAGATCGCCGCGCACCCGCGCGTGCAGTCGCTCAGCTTTGGCCTGATGGATTTTGTCTCGGCCCATGCCGGCGCCATTCCGGCCGACGGCATGAGCAGCCGCGGCCAGTTCACCCACCCGCTGGTGGTGCGCGCCAAGCTTGAAATCGCCTCGGCCTGCCACGCGTACGGCAAGGTGCCTGCGCACTGTGTTGTCACAGAATTCAATGACACTGCGGCCATGACCACTGCCGCCCGCCATGCCGCCCGCGAACTGGGCTACACCCGCATGTGGAGCATCCACCCCAACCAGATCCGGCCCATCCTGGAGGCCTTTGCCCCCAGCGGTGAAGAGATCGAGGATGCTACAAAAATCATAGCGGCAGCCCAAGGTGCAGATTGGGCTCCCATCAGTTTTGATGGGAAACTCCACGACCGCGCGAGCTACCGTTACTTCTGGCAGGTGCTGGAGCGTGCACACCGCACCGGCCGCCCGCTGCCGCCCGAGGCGCAAACTTATTTCCAGACCGCGCTCCACTGA
- a CDS encoding bifunctional aconitate hydratase 2/2-methylisocitrate dehydratase, which produces MSSEFLQTYRNHVAERAVIGIPPLPLSAKQTGEVIELLKNPPKGEEAFLVELITHRVPAGVDDAAKVKASYLAAVAHGTEKCSLISREKATQLLGTMLGGYNISPMVELLDDAEDSVATQAANGLKHTLLMFDQFHDVQEKAGKGNKYAKAVLQSWADAEWFTSRPEVPQSIQLTIFKVAGEINTDDLSPAPDAWSRPDIPLHAIAMHKNARPGVTPEEDGKRGPVKFIEDLKSKGNLVAYVGDVVGTGSSRKSATNSVLWWTGEDIPYVPNKRFGGVCLGGKIAPIFYNTMEDSGALPIELDVSQMAMGDVIELRPYDGKALKDGKVIAEFKLKSDVLFDEVRAGGRIPLIVGRGLTAKARFALGLPLSTQFRLPVSPEDNGRGFTLAQKMVGRAVGLPEGQGVRPGTYCEPKMTSVGSQDTTGPMTRDELKDLACLGFSSDLVMQSFCHTAAYPKPVDVKMHHELPDFISTRGGISLRPGDGIIHSWLNRMLLPDTVGTGGDSHTRFPIGISFPAGSGLVAFGAATGVMPLDMPESVLVRFKGEMQPGITLRDLVNAIPLYAIKAGLLTVAKQGKKNIFSGRILEIEGLPDLKVEQAFELSDASAERSAGGCTVHLNKEPIIEYINSNITMLKWMIATGYSDVRTIKRRIQAMEAWLADPQLLKADADAEYAAVIEIDLADIHEPIVACPNDPDDVKTLAEVAGSKIDEVFIGSCMTNIGHFRAASKLLENKRDIPVKLWMAPPTKMDAKQLTEEGHYGVLGSAGARMEMPGCSLCMGNQAQVKEGATVFSTSTRNFPNRLGKNSNVYLGSAELAAICSKLGRIPTKAEYMADMGVLTAASAQVYQYLNFDQVKDYTDMADTVKDGVTA; this is translated from the coding sequence ATGTCATCCGAGTTCTTGCAAACCTACCGCAACCACGTCGCCGAGCGCGCTGTCATCGGCATCCCGCCGCTGCCGCTGTCGGCCAAGCAGACGGGTGAGGTCATCGAGCTGCTGAAGAACCCGCCCAAGGGCGAAGAAGCCTTCCTGGTCGAGCTGATCACCCACCGCGTTCCCGCCGGTGTGGACGACGCCGCCAAGGTCAAGGCCAGCTACCTGGCGGCCGTGGCCCACGGCACCGAAAAGTGCTCGCTGATCTCGCGCGAAAAAGCCACGCAGTTGCTGGGCACCATGCTGGGCGGCTACAACATCAGCCCCATGGTCGAGCTGCTCGACGACGCTGAAGACAGCGTGGCCACGCAGGCGGCCAACGGCCTGAAGCACACGCTGCTGATGTTCGACCAGTTCCATGACGTGCAGGAAAAGGCCGGCAAGGGCAACAAATACGCCAAGGCCGTGCTGCAAAGCTGGGCCGATGCCGAATGGTTCACCAGCCGCCCTGAAGTGCCCCAGTCCATCCAGCTCACCATCTTCAAGGTCGCCGGCGAAATCAACACCGACGACCTCTCGCCCGCGCCTGACGCCTGGAGCCGCCCCGACATCCCGCTGCACGCCATTGCGATGCACAAGAACGCACGCCCCGGCGTCACGCCGGAAGAAGACGGCAAGCGCGGCCCGGTCAAGTTCATTGAAGACCTCAAGTCCAAGGGCAACCTCGTGGCTTATGTGGGCGACGTGGTCGGCACCGGTTCCTCACGCAAGTCGGCCACCAACTCCGTGCTGTGGTGGACGGGTGAAGACATTCCTTACGTGCCGAACAAGCGCTTCGGCGGCGTCTGCCTGGGCGGCAAGATCGCCCCGATCTTCTACAACACCATGGAAGACTCCGGCGCGCTGCCGATCGAGCTCGACGTGAGCCAGATGGCCATGGGCGACGTGATCGAGCTGCGCCCCTACGACGGCAAGGCCCTCAAAGACGGCAAGGTGATCGCCGAGTTCAAGCTCAAGAGCGACGTGCTGTTTGACGAAGTGCGCGCCGGCGGCCGCATTCCGCTGATCGTCGGCCGCGGCCTCACGGCCAAGGCACGCTTTGCGCTGGGCCTGCCGCTGTCCACCCAGTTCCGCCTGCCCGTCAGCCCTGAAGACAACGGCCGCGGCTTCACGCTGGCGCAAAAAATGGTCGGCCGCGCCGTCGGCCTGCCGGAAGGCCAGGGCGTGCGCCCCGGCACGTATTGCGAACCCAAGATGACCTCGGTCGGCTCGCAAGACACCACCGGCCCGATGACGCGCGACGAGCTGAAAGACCTGGCCTGCCTGGGCTTCAGCTCCGACCTGGTCATGCAGTCCTTCTGCCACACCGCGGCTTACCCCAAGCCCGTCGACGTGAAGATGCACCACGAGCTGCCGGACTTCATCAGCACGCGCGGCGGCATCTCGCTGCGCCCGGGCGACGGCATCATCCACAGCTGGCTTAACCGCATGCTGCTGCCTGACACCGTCGGCACAGGCGGCGACAGCCACACCCGTTTCCCCATCGGCATCAGCTTCCCCGCAGGCTCCGGCCTGGTGGCTTTCGGCGCCGCCACCGGCGTCATGCCGCTGGACATGCCGGAGTCCGTGCTGGTGCGCTTCAAGGGCGAAATGCAGCCCGGCATCACGCTGCGTGACCTGGTCAACGCGATCCCGCTGTACGCCATCAAGGCCGGCCTGCTGACGGTCGCCAAGCAGGGCAAGAAGAACATCTTCTCGGGCCGCATCCTGGAGATCGAAGGCTTGCCTGACCTGAAGGTCGAGCAGGCGTTCGAGCTCTCCGACGCGTCCGCAGAGCGCTCTGCCGGCGGCTGCACGGTGCACCTGAACAAGGAACCCATCATCGAGTACATCAACAGCAACATCACGATGCTGAAGTGGATGATCGCCACGGGTTACTCGGACGTGCGCACCATCAAGCGCCGCATCCAGGCGATGGAAGCCTGGCTGGCCGACCCGCAATTGCTCAAGGCCGACGCCGATGCCGAATACGCTGCCGTCATCGAGATCGACCTGGCCGACATCCACGAGCCTATCGTCGCCTGCCCGAACGACCCGGACGACGTGAAGACGCTGGCCGAAGTCGCCGGCAGCAAGATCGACGAAGTGTTCATCGGCAGCTGCATGACCAACATCGGCCACTTCCGCGCGGCCTCCAAGCTGCTTGAAAACAAGCGCGACATCCCCGTCAAGCTGTGGATGGCGCCGCCCACCAAGATGGACGCCAAGCAACTGACCGAAGAAGGCCACTACGGCGTGCTCGGCTCGGCCGGCGCCCGCATGGAAATGCCGGGTTGCAGCCTGTGCATGGGCAACCAGGCGCAGGTGAAAGAGGGCGCCACGGTGTTCTCGACCTCCACCCGCAACTTCCCCAACCGCCTGGGCAAGAACTCCAACGTCTACCTCGGCTCCGCCGAGCTGGCCGCGATCTGCTCCAAGCTGGGCCGCATCCCCACCAAGGCCGAATACATGGCCGACATGGGCGTGCTGACCGCTGCCAGCGCGCAGGTCTACCAGTACCTCAACTTCGACCAGGTCAAGGACTACACCGACATGGCCGACACCGTGAAGGACGGCGTGACCGCTTAA
- a CDS encoding BON domain-containing protein, which yields MKQPSLFSFLFFGLFSAAATGASAQEARTNAFNDPFLQVTSAINPCPVPEGPLYTEQEVRDVAHVRAQHGGSCYRVGRCRLANSYWYDQEIIPRVSQYIKLDGRFDDTSVWVQGERRLVFLKGCVKTREQSEALEKAVWLVDDVMGVVNYLRVGDEPVRYVPAQAEKK from the coding sequence ATGAAGCAACCGTCACTTTTTTCCTTCCTTTTTTTTGGCCTGTTTTCGGCAGCAGCTACTGGTGCCAGCGCCCAGGAGGCCCGCACCAACGCCTTCAACGACCCCTTCCTGCAGGTCACGTCGGCCATCAACCCGTGCCCTGTGCCCGAGGGGCCGCTCTACACCGAGCAAGAGGTGCGCGATGTGGCCCATGTCCGCGCGCAGCACGGCGGCAGCTGCTACCGCGTGGGGCGTTGCCGCCTGGCCAACTCCTATTGGTATGACCAGGAGATCATTCCACGCGTGTCGCAGTACATCAAGCTGGACGGCCGCTTTGACGACACCAGCGTCTGGGTGCAGGGCGAGCGGCGGCTGGTGTTTCTCAAGGGTTGTGTCAAGACACGCGAGCAGTCGGAGGCGCTGGAAAAAGCCGTCTGGCTGGTCGATGACGTGATGGGCGTGGTGAACTATTTGCGGGTGGGTGACGAGCCCGTGCGTTATGTGCCGGCGCAGGCTGAAAAGAAATAA
- a CDS encoding pyridoxamine 5'-phosphate oxidase family protein: MSAAKSDHDTLWALIKDIKYGMLTHRHANGMMHAHPLTTQNQSIDEGSQLYFFISRKSELAHSLMKDGNVNVSYADPGDDSYVSLSGQATISEDQAKKEELWSQIARAWFPAGVNDPDLALLQVHIHHAEYWDVKESKMVQLAKMAKAALTGDTPPRLGEHKELNLS; the protein is encoded by the coding sequence ATGAGCGCAGCCAAATCAGACCACGACACCCTCTGGGCGTTGATCAAGGACATCAAGTACGGCATGCTGACGCACCGCCATGCCAACGGCATGATGCACGCCCACCCGCTGACGACCCAGAACCAGTCCATCGACGAAGGCTCGCAGCTGTATTTCTTCATCTCGCGCAAGAGCGAGCTGGCCCACAGCCTGATGAAGGACGGCAATGTCAATGTGTCCTATGCAGACCCGGGCGACGACAGCTATGTGTCGCTGTCGGGCCAGGCCACGATTTCGGAAGACCAGGCCAAGAAAGAAGAACTCTGGTCGCAGATTGCACGCGCCTGGTTTCCGGCCGGCGTGAACGACCCCGACCTGGCCCTGCTGCAAGTGCACATCCACCACGCCGAATACTGGGACGTGAAGGAAAGCAAGATGGTGCAGCTGGCCAAGATGGCCAAGGCCGCACTGACCGGCGACACGCCGCCCCGGCTGGGCGAGCACAAAGAACTGAACCTGTCCTGA
- a CDS encoding iron ABC transporter substrate-binding protein, protein MKLLSFSLAGAALAAGLLAAPLASTAQTVKPSAEGIVVYNAQHASLTKAWADAFSKETGIKVTLRNGSDTELGNQIVQEGKASPADVFLTENSPAMALVDTAGLFAPLDAATLAEVPANFRPAHGRWTGIAARSTVFVYNKAKLTPEQLPKSMLDLATPAWKGRWAASPSGADFQAIVSALLELKGEAATAAWLKAMKENATPYKGNGTVLKAVNAGQIEGGIIYHYYYYGDQAKTGENSNNAQLHYFRNQDPGAFVSISGGGVLASSKHQPEAQAFVKWIAGKGGQDILKTGDAYEYAVGTGVASNPKLVPLAELQAPKVQPSKLNSKKVSDLMTQAGLL, encoded by the coding sequence ATGAAACTGTTGTCCTTCTCCCTGGCCGGCGCCGCGCTGGCCGCCGGCCTGCTGGCCGCGCCCCTGGCTTCCACTGCCCAAACCGTCAAACCCAGCGCCGAAGGCATCGTGGTCTACAACGCCCAGCACGCCAGCCTGACCAAAGCCTGGGCCGATGCGTTCAGCAAGGAGACCGGCATCAAGGTCACGCTGCGCAACGGCAGCGACACCGAGCTGGGCAACCAGATCGTGCAGGAAGGGAAGGCTTCGCCTGCCGATGTGTTCCTGACGGAGAATTCGCCCGCCATGGCGCTGGTCGACACGGCCGGGCTGTTTGCCCCGCTGGACGCGGCCACGCTGGCTGAAGTGCCTGCCAACTTCCGCCCCGCGCACGGCCGCTGGACGGGCATCGCCGCGCGCAGCACGGTGTTTGTCTATAACAAGGCCAAGCTCACGCCGGAGCAGTTGCCCAAGTCCATGCTGGACCTGGCCACGCCTGCGTGGAAAGGCCGCTGGGCCGCGTCGCCCTCCGGCGCCGACTTCCAGGCCATCGTGAGCGCGCTGCTTGAACTGAAGGGCGAGGCCGCCACTGCCGCCTGGCTCAAGGCCATGAAGGAAAACGCCACGCCTTACAAAGGCAACGGCACGGTGCTCAAGGCCGTCAACGCCGGCCAGATCGAGGGCGGCATCATCTATCACTATTATTACTACGGCGACCAGGCCAAGACCGGCGAGAACAGCAACAACGCCCAGTTGCACTACTTCCGCAACCAGGACCCGGGCGCGTTTGTCAGCATCTCCGGCGGCGGTGTGCTGGCCTCCAGCAAGCACCAGCCCGAAGCCCAGGCGTTTGTGAAATGGATCGCCGGCAAGGGCGGCCAGGACATCCTGAAGACCGGCGACGCGTATGAGTACGCCGTCGGTACGGGCGTGGCCTCCAACCCCAAACTGGTGCCGCTGGCGGAGCTGCAGGCGCCCAAGGTGCAGCCCTCCAAACTCAACAGCAAAAAAGTCAGCGACCTGATGACCCAGGCCGGCCTGCTGTAA
- a CDS encoding iron ABC transporter permease, which produces MTALPLEAGAAVRLTPAARSGWRLSWVAGAALVVSLLALLPLGFVLWVGVQTGWDTASALIFRPRVGELLVNTALLVVLTVPLCAVLAVALAWLTERSDLPGARTWAWLLVAPLAVPAFVHSYAWMTVAPGLHGLPAGVMVSVIAYFPFLYLPVAAALRRLDPGMEDSAASLGLGPWAVFFRVVLPQLRLAVCGGSLLVGLHLLAEYGLYVMIRFDTFTTAIVDQFQSTYNGPAANMLSGVLVVCCFALLGLEAAARGKERYARVGSGAARMPFKRQLGELSGPCLLLPALLCVLALGVPLVTLARWLWAGGASVWRFDEIGPSLFQTLGLAAAGAVLTTVAAVPMAWLSIRSPGRLQRVLEACNYMVGSLPGVVVALALVTVTVRLPIYQTAITVLLAYLLMFLPRALISLRAGIAQAPVELEQAARSLGRTPAQALWAITMRLAAPSAAAGAALVGLGITNELTATLMLAPNGTRTLATSFWAYSSEIDYAAAAPYALIMVLLSLPMTWLLYQQSRRTAGR; this is translated from the coding sequence TTGACTGCCTTGCCCCTTGAAGCCGGCGCCGCCGTGCGATTGACGCCGGCGGCGCGCAGCGGCTGGCGCCTGTCGTGGGTGGCCGGCGCAGCGCTGGTCGTCTCGCTGCTGGCCTTGCTGCCGCTGGGCTTTGTCTTGTGGGTTGGCGTGCAAACCGGCTGGGACACGGCCTCGGCCCTGATCTTCCGGCCGCGCGTCGGCGAGCTGCTGGTCAACACCGCGCTGCTGGTGGTGCTGACAGTGCCGCTGTGCGCGGTGCTGGCCGTGGCGCTGGCCTGGCTCACCGAGCGCAGCGACCTGCCCGGCGCGCGCACCTGGGCCTGGCTGTTGGTGGCGCCGCTGGCGGTGCCGGCCTTTGTGCACAGCTACGCATGGATGACGGTCGCGCCCGGCCTGCACGGACTGCCCGCCGGCGTGATGGTCTCGGTGATTGCCTACTTTCCGTTTTTGTATTTGCCGGTGGCCGCAGCCTTGCGCCGGCTGGACCCGGGCATGGAAGACAGCGCCGCTTCACTGGGGCTTGGCCCCTGGGCGGTGTTCTTTCGCGTGGTGTTGCCGCAGCTGCGGCTGGCGGTGTGCGGCGGCTCGCTGCTGGTGGGGCTTCACTTGCTGGCCGAATACGGCCTGTACGTGATGATCCGCTTCGACACCTTCACCACCGCCATCGTCGACCAGTTCCAGTCCACCTACAACGGGCCCGCGGCCAACATGCTCTCGGGCGTGCTGGTGGTGTGCTGTTTTGCGCTGCTGGGGCTGGAGGCGGCCGCGCGCGGCAAAGAGCGCTATGCGCGTGTCGGCTCCGGCGCGGCGCGCATGCCTTTCAAACGCCAGCTGGGCGAGCTCAGCGGGCCGTGCCTCCTGCTGCCCGCGCTGCTTTGTGTGCTGGCGCTGGGGGTGCCGCTCGTCACGCTGGCGCGCTGGTTGTGGGCCGGCGGCGCGTCGGTCTGGCGCTTCGATGAAATCGGCCCGTCGCTTTTTCAAACCCTGGGCCTGGCCGCGGCCGGCGCGGTGCTGACCACCGTGGCCGCTGTGCCCATGGCCTGGCTGTCGATCCGCTCGCCGGGCCGGCTTCAGCGTGTGCTGGAGGCCTGCAACTACATGGTGGGCTCGCTGCCCGGTGTGGTGGTGGCGCTGGCGCTGGTCACGGTCACGGTGCGTTTGCCGATTTACCAGACGGCCATCACGGTGCTGCTGGCCTATCTGCTGATGTTTTTGCCGCGCGCCCTCATCAGCCTGCGCGCCGGCATCGCGCAGGCGCCGGTTGAGCTCGAGCAGGCCGCGCGCAGCCTGGGCCGTACGCCCGCACAGGCGCTGTGGGCCATCACGATGCGGCTGGCCGCGCCGAGTGCGGCGGCTGGTGCGGCGCTGGTGGGCCTGGGCATCACCAATGAACTCACGGCTACCTTGATGCTCGCGCCCAACGGCACGCGCACGCTGGCCACTTCTTTCTGGGCCTACAGCAGCGAGATCGACTACGCCGCTGCCGCGCCTTACGCGCTCATCATGGTGCTGCTCTCGCTGCCCATGACCTGGCTGCTTTACCAACAATCCAGACGCACGGCGGGACGATGA